The following coding sequences lie in one Alicyclobacillus curvatus genomic window:
- the aroB gene encoding 3-dehydroquinate synthase, producing the protein MNEVIQVKALSHHYPLVIGAAVHRDVAFWLQQAKLRDDTSIFIITDENVGKTGYPQALKALLEGAGYRATMAVVSAGDASKSLETAQQLYRSMLQVQIRRNDVVMAVGGGMVGDLAGFVAATYLRGLRFVQVPTTLLAHDSSIGGKVGVNLAEGKNLVGAFHQPILVLYDTEILSTLPQREWTGGLAELIKHGLIGNPELFADLAKNPCPTFPGPDRTTELVADAARVKIGIIEEDERESGIRMVLNVGHTVGHAIEQESGYTIHHGEAVAMGLAVESELSFQKGWLSQDDRDQIFAILCNHGLPNGKPDLRIESVLETMNLDKKHEHAAWTFALPYGIGDVRIVRGITKDEVVSAWDATPTWKAGQGR; encoded by the coding sequence ATGAACGAAGTGATTCAGGTTAAAGCTCTTTCACATCATTACCCGCTTGTCATCGGAGCTGCAGTGCACCGGGACGTTGCGTTTTGGCTACAGCAAGCAAAGCTCAGAGACGACACATCCATCTTCATCATAACAGACGAAAACGTCGGTAAGACGGGATATCCCCAGGCGTTAAAGGCCCTCCTTGAAGGTGCCGGATACCGTGCTACCATGGCGGTAGTCTCCGCCGGCGACGCTTCAAAATCGTTGGAGACCGCACAGCAACTCTACCGCTCGATGTTACAAGTACAAATTCGGCGCAATGACGTCGTGATGGCGGTGGGCGGCGGGATGGTCGGAGATTTGGCCGGGTTTGTTGCCGCAACGTATCTGCGCGGTCTGCGGTTCGTCCAAGTTCCGACCACGCTCCTCGCGCATGACAGCAGCATTGGCGGTAAGGTCGGCGTCAATCTCGCCGAAGGCAAGAACCTCGTTGGTGCATTCCATCAACCGATTCTTGTCCTCTATGACACGGAGATACTGTCCACATTGCCGCAGCGCGAATGGACAGGTGGATTGGCGGAACTCATCAAGCACGGGCTTATCGGTAACCCAGAGCTCTTCGCCGACCTCGCCAAAAATCCGTGTCCGACGTTTCCAGGGCCAGACCGAACCACAGAATTGGTTGCGGATGCCGCCCGGGTGAAGATTGGCATCATCGAGGAAGACGAACGAGAATCTGGCATCCGAATGGTCCTGAATGTCGGACATACGGTTGGACACGCGATTGAGCAGGAGTCCGGTTACACAATCCACCACGGGGAGGCAGTCGCGATGGGCCTTGCTGTGGAATCTGAACTTTCCTTTCAAAAAGGGTGGCTCTCGCAGGACGATAGAGATCAGATCTTTGCCATCTTATGTAACCACGGACTCCCAAACGGAAAACCGGATCTGCGGATAGAATCTGTGCTAGAGACAATGAATCTGGACAAAAAACATGAACACGCAGCCTGGACCTTTGCGCTCCCGTATGGAATCGGGGACGTTCGCATTGTCCGCGGGATTACGAAAGACGAAGTCGTTTCCGCATGGGACGCGACACCAACGTGGAAAGCGGGGCAGGGCAGATGA
- the aroH gene encoding chorismate mutase → MKVRGIRGAITVSQNTPGAIFDATQELMKEIVGENDLDIDNVASVFLTMTQDLNADFPAKAVRSLPGWQWVPLMCAPELDVANAMKRCIRVLIHANTTHSQQELKHIYLGEAVALRPDVVERQTGRGTDKG, encoded by the coding sequence ATGAAAGTGCGCGGTATCCGCGGTGCAATAACCGTTTCGCAGAACACACCAGGTGCAATTTTTGACGCAACGCAGGAGTTGATGAAGGAGATTGTTGGCGAGAACGACCTGGACATCGACAACGTTGCAAGTGTGTTCCTGACGATGACTCAAGACCTGAACGCAGATTTTCCGGCCAAGGCTGTACGCAGCCTGCCCGGATGGCAGTGGGTACCCTTAATGTGTGCTCCTGAGCTCGATGTTGCAAACGCCATGAAACGGTGTATCCGCGTCTTGATTCACGCGAATACGACGCATTCCCAACAGGAACTAAAACACATCTACCTCGGTGAAGCCGTGGCGCTGCGACCGGACGTGGTGGAACGACAGACAGGTAGAGGAACAGATAAAGGTTGA
- the trpD gene encoding anthranilate phosphoribosyltransferase, which yields MQSFVSEVLQQVSRGETLSSTAAESFMNHLMNGEISPVQTAGLLAAMAVRGESVDEISGFARAMRQNGVRVETGLDVVDTCGTGGDGANTFNISTAAAVVASALGVPIAKHGNRAVSSRSGSADILTALGARIDLDDREAIACLKTTNLCFLFAQTFHPAMKYAAEPRKQLGFRTIFNILGPLTNPAGAKRQVLGVYRPELVEKVAEALSSLGTVHALVVHGDGGIDELSIQGPTTVAEVKGSEVTRFEFAPEDAGLKRAPISSVVGGSSEENAQILHDVFAGTPGPQRDIVLLNAGAVLYVGGKASSIPEGVRLAAEAIDSGRVQNQLDYFIEATHEVHKERTEVAQ from the coding sequence ATGCAAAGCTTCGTATCAGAAGTATTACAGCAAGTGTCACGTGGTGAAACACTGTCCAGCACAGCTGCAGAGTCTTTCATGAACCATTTGATGAATGGTGAAATCTCGCCGGTGCAGACCGCTGGCTTGCTGGCAGCCATGGCCGTTCGCGGTGAGTCGGTGGATGAAATTAGTGGCTTTGCACGTGCCATGCGTCAAAACGGCGTTCGGGTTGAAACCGGTCTTGACGTTGTCGATACGTGCGGTACTGGCGGTGACGGTGCCAATACCTTCAACATCTCCACAGCAGCTGCGGTGGTTGCTTCAGCCCTTGGAGTGCCTATTGCCAAACATGGAAATCGAGCGGTATCCAGTCGCAGCGGAAGTGCTGATATTCTAACAGCGCTCGGTGCGAGAATCGACCTCGACGATAGGGAAGCCATCGCATGTCTGAAAACCACAAACCTCTGTTTTCTCTTTGCACAGACCTTCCACCCTGCTATGAAATACGCAGCAGAACCTCGCAAACAGCTGGGTTTCCGCACCATTTTTAATATCCTCGGCCCACTTACGAATCCGGCTGGCGCAAAGAGGCAAGTGCTTGGCGTATACCGCCCGGAGTTGGTTGAAAAAGTCGCCGAAGCATTGTCGTCCCTTGGCACTGTGCACGCACTGGTCGTTCACGGAGACGGCGGCATTGACGAACTTTCCATCCAGGGCCCGACTACAGTGGCCGAAGTGAAGGGTTCTGAAGTCACCCGCTTTGAGTTTGCACCGGAAGATGCGGGACTCAAGCGGGCACCGATTTCCAGCGTCGTCGGGGGAAGTTCCGAAGAAAATGCACAAATCCTACACGACGTCTTTGCGGGTACACCAGGTCCGCAAAGAGACATTGTCCTCCTCAATGCAGGAGCGGTTCTGTATGTCGGCGGCAAGGCATCGAGCATTCCCGAGGGTGTGCGGTTGGCTGCCGAGGCCATTGACTCGGGCCGCGTACAAAATCAATTGGACTACTTTATTGAAGCCACTCACGAAGTGCATAAAGAACGGACAGAGGTAGCGCAATGA
- the trpC gene encoding indole-3-glycerol phosphate synthase TrpC, with translation MTTNFLDRILHTKRLEIEHLKHQRLTIAGTDIRPRRGFADKIQRSDRLAIVAEVKKASPSKGVIQPDFHPVTTAKTYETAGATCISVLTDRDYFMGSIKDLLAVRQEVTIPVLRKDFIIDEVQVDEAYLSGADAILLICAALSRERLRELSNYARGLELDVLVEVHSEPELSAALAADASVIGVNNRDLTTFDVHLETSERLIPMVPKNIPTLAESGIRNADDAARMAACGASGILVGESLMRAGAPDSMSAALKSLQIIKTSNIEERLP, from the coding sequence ATGACCACTAATTTCCTCGACCGCATCTTACACACGAAGCGACTGGAAATCGAGCATTTGAAACACCAGAGATTGACCATCGCTGGCACTGACATCAGGCCGCGTCGAGGATTTGCGGATAAAATTCAACGCTCGGACCGATTGGCGATTGTCGCTGAAGTCAAAAAGGCAAGTCCATCAAAGGGTGTCATTCAGCCTGACTTCCATCCCGTCACGACGGCCAAGACTTACGAAACTGCCGGTGCAACGTGCATCTCTGTACTGACCGACCGAGATTATTTTATGGGGTCTATTAAAGACCTCTTGGCCGTTCGTCAGGAAGTCACGATACCTGTTCTCAGAAAGGACTTTATCATCGACGAAGTGCAAGTCGACGAAGCTTATCTCTCCGGCGCGGACGCAATCCTGCTCATCTGTGCTGCCCTCTCTCGTGAGCGACTCAGGGAGTTGTCGAACTACGCACGCGGGCTGGAACTGGACGTTTTGGTTGAGGTTCACTCCGAGCCAGAACTGAGTGCCGCTCTTGCTGCCGATGCCTCGGTCATCGGTGTCAATAACCGTGATTTGACGACATTTGACGTTCATCTTGAGACTTCCGAGCGGCTCATTCCCATGGTCCCGAAAAACATTCCAACACTTGCTGAGAGCGGTATTCGAAACGCGGACGACGCTGCCCGTATGGCAGCTTGTGGCGCATCCGGGATTTTGGTCGGAGAATCCTTAATGCGCGCTGGTGCGCCTGATTCGATGAGCGCGGCTCTGAAAAGCCTGCAAATCATTAAAACCTCGAACATCGAGGAGCGTCTGCCATGA
- a CDS encoding phosphoribosylanthranilate isomerase: MIHIKICGLQPGDDLSFTRYPEITHVGFILVKASRRYVRPADIASMARQVDPSCKKVGVYVGETLAAVVDSAHSAGLDIVQLHGNEDVHLCQQLKQAGFEVWKALPMPLGDNPTARLVNQIAEYASSVDAILVDAAPPKGADKTVTGGHGLQFDWGQLRILEELLQNRSPSELQPPIWVAGGIRPDNIADLAREFVPYGLDVSSGVEVKGRKSLNQIEAMREAVRRHADGAATR; this comes from the coding sequence ATGATACACATCAAAATTTGCGGCTTACAACCAGGGGACGATTTGTCCTTTACCCGTTACCCGGAGATTACACACGTTGGCTTTATACTTGTAAAAGCCAGTCGACGTTATGTTCGTCCCGCCGACATTGCGAGTATGGCGCGGCAAGTGGATCCAAGTTGTAAAAAAGTTGGGGTATACGTCGGCGAAACGCTTGCTGCCGTCGTGGACTCGGCACACTCGGCTGGTCTGGACATCGTACAACTTCATGGCAATGAAGATGTACACTTGTGCCAACAGTTGAAGCAAGCAGGATTTGAAGTATGGAAGGCCTTGCCGATGCCTCTTGGTGACAATCCAACAGCCCGACTCGTGAATCAAATTGCCGAATACGCCAGCTCTGTCGATGCCATTCTGGTCGACGCAGCACCCCCGAAGGGTGCAGATAAGACGGTCACTGGCGGTCACGGTCTACAGTTTGATTGGGGACAATTGCGCATCTTGGAGGAGCTTCTCCAGAATCGTTCTCCCTCCGAACTACAGCCACCAATCTGGGTCGCCGGTGGGATTCGCCCGGATAATATTGCTGACTTAGCAAGGGAATTTGTTCCATACGGCTTGGATGTGTCCTCAGGGGTTGAAGTCAAAGGAAGAAAATCTTTAAATCAAATAGAAGCCATGCGAGAGGCGGTGAGGCGACATGCAGACGGTGCAGCTACCCGATAA
- the trpB gene encoding tryptophan synthase subunit beta yields MQTVQLPDNDGRFGEFGGRYVPETLMSALAELESAYEKFTQDETFQAQLKQYLKNYSGRPTPLYFAERFTDTVGGAKVYLKREDLNHTGAHKINNTIGQALLAMRMGKKRVIAETGAGQHGVATATVAARFGLECTVFMGEEDMSRQALNVFRMRMLGAEVVPATSGTRTLKDATNEAIRHWVEHVEDTYYIIGSVVGPHPYPKIVRDFQRVIGDETREQMLEVEGRLPDTVIACVGGGSNAMGMFYPFVSDETVRLIGVEAAGKGLDSGLHAASIGRGTKGVLHGSMMYLLQDEYGQVTPAHSISAGLDYPGIGPEHSYLHASRRAQYVPITDQEALDAFYLLSKTEGIIPALESAHAVAQAVKTAGDMSPSETVVICLSGRGDKDVEQIARMTGGAGNGQN; encoded by the coding sequence ATGCAGACGGTGCAGCTACCCGATAACGATGGACGGTTTGGCGAGTTCGGTGGACGATACGTTCCTGAGACGTTGATGTCGGCACTTGCTGAACTGGAGTCAGCATACGAGAAATTTACCCAGGACGAGACTTTTCAAGCACAACTGAAGCAATATCTGAAAAACTACTCCGGACGGCCGACACCGCTTTACTTCGCAGAGCGCTTTACAGATACCGTCGGCGGAGCAAAGGTGTACCTGAAGCGCGAAGACCTGAACCACACCGGTGCTCATAAAATCAACAACACAATTGGTCAGGCGCTGCTCGCCATGCGTATGGGGAAGAAGCGCGTGATTGCGGAAACCGGCGCCGGGCAGCACGGGGTCGCAACGGCCACGGTCGCTGCGCGTTTTGGACTGGAATGTACCGTATTTATGGGTGAGGAGGACATGTCGCGGCAAGCATTGAACGTATTTCGCATGCGAATGCTTGGAGCGGAAGTGGTTCCCGCAACTTCGGGCACGCGTACGCTCAAGGACGCCACAAATGAAGCCATTCGACACTGGGTGGAACATGTTGAGGACACGTATTACATCATTGGTTCTGTGGTTGGACCGCACCCATACCCGAAAATTGTCCGTGACTTCCAGCGCGTCATCGGAGACGAAACAAGGGAGCAGATGCTTGAAGTCGAGGGTCGGTTACCAGACACCGTGATTGCGTGCGTTGGCGGTGGCAGCAATGCGATGGGGATGTTTTATCCATTCGTGTCTGATGAGACTGTGCGCTTGATTGGCGTTGAAGCCGCTGGTAAGGGACTCGATTCCGGTCTTCATGCTGCCAGTATTGGGCGTGGAACTAAAGGAGTGTTGCACGGGTCGATGATGTACCTGCTTCAAGATGAATACGGCCAGGTAACACCAGCCCACTCCATCTCAGCAGGGCTCGACTATCCGGGAATCGGACCGGAACACAGTTATCTCCATGCCTCCCGCAGGGCACAATACGTGCCAATCACAGACCAGGAAGCTCTTGATGCTTTTTACCTGCTGTCGAAGACCGAAGGCATTATCCCTGCACTTGAGAGCGCGCACGCTGTGGCGCAGGCTGTAAAGACAGCTGGCGACATGAGCCCAAGTGAGACAGTTGTCATCTGCCTCTCTGGACGCGGTGATAAAGATGTTGAACAAATTGCCAGGATGACAGGGGGAGCGGGCAATGGGCAGAATTGA
- a CDS encoding tryptophan synthase subunit alpha — MGRIEAAFAKRAGRKALIPFLNTGDPDFDTSVELFRTVIRAGADIVEIGAPYSDPLADGPVIQASAVRSLKSGFSLPSVFEMTSLLRADTDAGLVLFSYFNPLLQYGIDRFFQDAVNAGADGVIVPDLPFEESADVLSAADASGIHLIPLVAPTSSEERVRKICEHARGFVYCVSSLGVTGERATMSERLQDLVKTAKAYTNVPVAVGFGVSTPLQARNIARFADGVIIGSAYIRRIEAALHDKDVQSGRQHAIDAVESFTRELSEAIDDVNELMREGVE; from the coding sequence ATGGGCAGAATTGAAGCCGCGTTTGCGAAACGGGCGGGCAGGAAGGCCCTCATACCGTTCTTGAACACAGGTGATCCCGACTTTGACACCTCTGTTGAATTATTTCGGACGGTTATTCGGGCTGGCGCCGACATCGTCGAGATAGGTGCCCCATATTCTGATCCCCTAGCTGATGGGCCAGTTATTCAAGCTTCAGCCGTTCGAAGCCTAAAATCAGGTTTTTCGCTGCCAAGCGTGTTTGAGATGACGAGCCTTCTGCGCGCTGATACCGATGCAGGCCTAGTCCTGTTTTCCTACTTCAACCCGCTGCTCCAATACGGTATCGACCGATTCTTTCAAGACGCAGTGAATGCGGGCGCGGACGGGGTGATTGTGCCAGATTTGCCCTTTGAAGAAAGTGCTGATGTACTCAGCGCCGCAGACGCATCGGGCATCCATCTTATCCCTCTCGTGGCGCCCACGAGTTCTGAGGAACGCGTCCGCAAGATCTGCGAGCATGCTCGTGGGTTCGTCTACTGCGTTTCATCACTCGGCGTGACTGGTGAGAGGGCGACCATGTCAGAACGGCTGCAGGACCTGGTTAAAACTGCGAAAGCCTATACCAACGTCCCCGTCGCTGTCGGATTTGGCGTAAGTACGCCGCTGCAAGCACGCAACATTGCCCGTTTTGCTGATGGTGTCATCATCGGAAGTGCCTATATTCGCCGTATCGAAGCAGCCCTTCATGACAAGGACGTGCAATCAGGGCGTCAGCATGCGATAGACGCCGTGGAGAGTTTTACACGCGAATTGTCAGAAGCCATCGACGACGTGAACGAGTTAATGAGAGAGGGAGTGGAGTAG
- the aroF gene encoding 3-deoxy-7-phosphoheptulonate synthase — protein sequence MIVVMKEGATSEELQSVVELLESKGLGVHVSEGAEKTIVGVIGAKDRVRELPLEALSGVEKVVPVSNPFKLASRAFHPQDTLVQIGEHVIGGGTPVIMAGPCSVESKEQIIEAAHLVKQAGAQLLRGGAFKPRTSPYSFQGLGEEGLKYLALAREETGLPVVTEIMDAELLPMMESYVDVLQIGARNMQNYALLKAVGRSDKPVLLKRGLSATIEEWLMAAEYVLAGGNQNVILCERGIRTFETYTRNTLDLNAVPVAQYLSHLPVVVDPSHGVGNWRYVNAMAKAGIAAGASGLIVEVHQNPKEAMSDGDQSLTIENFSQLVRDVKRISAALEPDTAGILKS from the coding sequence GTGATAGTGGTGATGAAAGAGGGAGCGACGAGCGAAGAGTTACAAAGCGTTGTAGAACTGCTTGAAAGCAAAGGTCTCGGCGTACATGTCTCCGAAGGAGCCGAAAAAACGATTGTTGGTGTCATCGGTGCAAAAGACCGCGTTCGCGAATTGCCCCTTGAGGCCCTGTCGGGAGTGGAGAAGGTGGTTCCAGTGAGCAATCCGTTCAAATTGGCAAGCAGAGCTTTTCATCCCCAGGATACGCTGGTTCAAATCGGCGAGCATGTAATTGGCGGTGGAACTCCCGTCATCATGGCTGGTCCATGCTCGGTAGAGTCAAAAGAACAAATCATTGAGGCTGCACACCTCGTCAAGCAAGCTGGTGCACAGTTGCTTCGCGGTGGCGCATTCAAGCCACGGACATCTCCATACTCTTTTCAGGGACTTGGCGAAGAGGGCTTGAAGTACCTGGCTCTCGCACGCGAAGAAACAGGTCTGCCAGTGGTCACGGAAATCATGGACGCCGAGCTTTTGCCAATGATGGAGTCATATGTTGATGTACTGCAAATTGGTGCACGGAACATGCAGAATTATGCATTGTTGAAAGCGGTGGGCCGTTCTGACAAACCAGTACTCCTCAAACGGGGCCTGTCAGCTACAATTGAAGAATGGCTGATGGCCGCAGAATACGTGCTTGCAGGCGGAAACCAGAACGTGATACTCTGCGAGCGCGGAATTCGAACTTTCGAAACCTACACACGAAATACGCTCGACTTAAATGCAGTCCCGGTCGCCCAGTACCTGTCACATTTGCCGGTCGTGGTCGACCCGAGTCATGGTGTCGGTAACTGGCGTTACGTGAATGCCATGGCAAAAGCCGGCATCGCAGCGGGAGCAAGCGGACTTATCGTTGAAGTCCACCAAAATCCGAAGGAAGCGATGTCCGATGGCGACCAATCGCTTACGATTGAGAACTTCAGCCAACTCGTGCGCGATGTCAAGCGTATCAGTGCGGCATTGGAGCCTGACACTGCTGGCATACTGAAGTCGTAG
- a CDS encoding prephenate dehydrogenase/arogenate dehydrogenase family protein, translating into MQPRRILMIGCGLIGTSMALAIRGKNSDARVDGVEVSHRHLALATDSGAYQQVYSSFPDNSYDLAVLAVPIQAACALLPEAASKATFVMDVCSVKTPICQLASELALSERFVPSHPMAGNSGQGPASADKSLFRDRPWILVEDWPACHALAPWIESFDSRIEWVESAEQHDAAMAAVSHGIHLMSVTAMLAAAFEADNSDATNWKLLTGPGFRDVTRLSQSPHDFWVPTLMANKQSVGRYLKAARDTMMEIERCLEAEDNEALARVLKAAKSAKDAWTTAKTQSGRDV; encoded by the coding sequence ATGCAGCCTCGGCGGATTCTAATGATTGGATGCGGCTTGATTGGAACCTCCATGGCTCTCGCCATAAGAGGGAAGAACAGCGACGCAAGGGTCGACGGTGTGGAAGTCTCGCACCGTCACCTTGCGCTGGCAACTGACTCTGGCGCGTATCAACAGGTCTATTCTTCGTTTCCTGACAATTCCTACGACCTGGCGGTCCTCGCCGTACCAATCCAAGCTGCCTGTGCCTTGTTGCCTGAAGCAGCCAGCAAGGCGACATTTGTCATGGACGTGTGCAGTGTGAAGACGCCAATTTGCCAGTTGGCGTCGGAACTTGCCCTGTCTGAACGCTTCGTGCCATCCCACCCGATGGCAGGGAACTCAGGTCAGGGCCCAGCGTCTGCCGACAAATCCCTTTTCCGAGACCGACCGTGGATTCTCGTGGAGGACTGGCCGGCTTGCCACGCTTTAGCTCCCTGGATAGAGTCCTTTGACAGTCGCATCGAGTGGGTTGAAAGTGCAGAACAACACGACGCAGCAATGGCTGCGGTGAGTCACGGCATTCACTTGATGTCGGTAACCGCCATGCTTGCTGCTGCTTTTGAGGCGGACAACTCTGACGCAACAAACTGGAAGCTTCTTACTGGCCCGGGCTTTCGAGATGTCACCAGACTCAGCCAATCACCGCATGACTTCTGGGTGCCAACTCTAATGGCAAACAAACAATCTGTAGGCCGTTACTTGAAAGCTGCCAGAGATACCATGATGGAGATTGAGCGTTGCCTCGAAGCGGAAGACAACGAGGCACTAGCGCGAGTTTTAAAAGCGGCCAAGAGCGCTAAAGACGCGTGGACGACAGCCAAAACGCAATCGGGTCGAGATGTGTAA
- a CDS encoding helicase-associated domain-containing protein, with protein MLSALVVQSDGTIVADSLDAGYEQVREQLLGFSDLVFCIERLHMYRMSRLTLWQAAARGMSARDVLEVLRRHSEHGIPYEVQKRVVADMGWWGKIRLLPHDEDSFALTASRDDLKAIAKACRLPRRQKGSLPSSWVFPNSVRAVVKMTLAQQGFPCVDELGYQVSAGIELAWRQDVRLREYQEESVRRFLSPDTGQSGVVVLPCGAGKTLVGIGAMVEIGLETLIFTPTDTAGNQWRQEIQNKTTIHPSQVGMYRETGKVSPVTIATYHRVAAANQKGTRRHFATLSGHPWGLVIYDEVHMLPAPLFRLAADMQSVRRLGLTATLVREDGAETDVFSLIGPKCYEAAWKDLEQQGFLAKVRCVEVRVSLPPTELETYQTTDRRHRHKIAALNTAKFEVLVDLANLHKSDSVLVIGHYLDHLYEAGALLSSPVITGKTPLAERERWFEAFRNGSLKRLVLSRVANMSVDIPCASVIIQLSGLYGSRQEEAQRLGRLLRPDSGPGVFYTVVTSHSVEADMSRHRSLFLVEQGYQYEVIDGPPTNQRNIMRG; from the coding sequence ATGCTATCGGCACTGGTTGTTCAATCGGACGGAACCATTGTAGCTGACTCCCTTGATGCAGGATATGAGCAGGTTCGGGAGCAATTGCTGGGTTTTTCCGATCTGGTTTTTTGCATTGAGCGACTGCACATGTACCGCATGTCGAGGCTGACTCTGTGGCAAGCCGCCGCACGAGGGATGTCTGCCCGTGATGTGCTGGAAGTTTTGCGACGACACTCCGAACACGGCATTCCGTATGAAGTGCAAAAACGAGTTGTAGCCGACATGGGGTGGTGGGGCAAAATTCGACTGCTCCCTCACGATGAGGACAGCTTTGCACTAACGGCGTCAAGAGATGACCTGAAGGCAATTGCAAAAGCGTGTCGACTGCCGAGACGACAGAAAGGTAGTCTTCCGTCGTCTTGGGTGTTCCCAAACTCTGTCCGTGCGGTCGTCAAGATGACCTTGGCGCAACAGGGATTCCCTTGTGTTGACGAACTTGGCTATCAAGTGTCCGCAGGAATTGAGCTGGCGTGGCGTCAAGATGTTCGACTGCGCGAGTATCAGGAGGAATCCGTTCGTCGATTTCTTTCCCCTGACACAGGCCAAAGTGGGGTTGTCGTCTTGCCGTGTGGTGCAGGTAAGACCCTCGTCGGCATCGGTGCGATGGTCGAAATCGGCCTTGAAACACTCATCTTCACACCGACCGATACGGCCGGAAATCAGTGGCGTCAAGAGATTCAGAACAAAACCACCATTCATCCGAGTCAAGTGGGCATGTATCGAGAGACTGGCAAGGTTTCGCCGGTCACAATTGCCACCTACCACCGTGTTGCAGCGGCAAATCAAAAAGGTACTAGGCGCCATTTTGCCACATTATCTGGCCACCCGTGGGGCCTGGTCATTTACGACGAGGTGCACATGTTGCCAGCTCCGTTGTTTCGCCTTGCTGCAGATATGCAGAGCGTGCGGCGGCTTGGCCTCACGGCCACTCTCGTCCGCGAAGATGGCGCCGAGACAGATGTCTTTTCGCTGATTGGGCCGAAATGCTACGAGGCTGCATGGAAAGACCTCGAGCAACAAGGGTTCCTGGCCAAAGTCAGGTGTGTCGAGGTTCGGGTGTCTCTGCCGCCGACGGAACTGGAAACCTACCAAACAACAGACAGGCGACACAGACACAAAATTGCCGCTCTAAATACCGCCAAGTTCGAAGTATTGGTTGACTTGGCCAACCTACACAAGTCGGATTCGGTCCTCGTCATTGGTCACTACCTAGATCATCTCTATGAAGCTGGGGCGCTACTGTCGTCTCCAGTAATCACTGGAAAAACTCCGCTTGCGGAACGAGAGCGCTGGTTCGAAGCATTTCGAAACGGGTCGTTGAAGCGCCTTGTTTTGTCACGCGTTGCCAATATGTCCGTGGATATTCCCTGTGCGTCAGTTATCATCCAGCTTTCGGGTCTGTACGGTTCGCGTCAAGAAGAAGCTCAACGGCTCGGCCGATTGCTCCGTCCCGATTCCGGCCCAGGCGTATTTTACACGGTCGTCACGAGTCACTCCGTGGAAGCTGACATGTCACGACACCGCAGCCTGTTTCTCGTTGAACAAGGGTATCAGTACGAGGTCATTGATGGACCGCCGACCAATCAAAGGAACATCATGAGAGGATGA